From Candidatus Binatia bacterium:
TTCAGCAAAGCGAGGCTTTGCACCAAAAACTTCTAAGCGGCGAAGTCGACGTGGCTCTGCTCGGAAGACACATTAAGTCTCCGTTGATTATTGCCAAGCCTTACCGCGACGACGAGATGGTATTTATTGTTCCCCCCAAACATCCGCTGGCAAAGAAGCCCTCGGTACCGCTCAATCTTCTGGCACAGGAGCATTTTATCAGCTACGAGACGGCCGCCCCCGTGATAGAAAAGATGGAGCAAAGATTCGCCGCCAAAGGAATCGCCTTTAAACCCAGTTTGGAAATAAGGCTCTCCATGGGCAGCAGGGACGCGATCAAGAGTGCGGTATCGACCGGGCTTGGAATCAGCATTCTCACTAAATGTCACATCCTCGGTGATGTCAAAGCCGGCCGCCTGAAAATTTTGCATGTTCCGGAACTGAAGTTGAAACGGACACTGTATATTGCTTTTCACAAAAATCGCAGAGAATCCTCTTGGGTCCAGTCATTTGTTGCCTTTCTAAA
This genomic window contains:
- a CDS encoding LysR family transcriptional regulator; this translates as MTLYQLEVFTLVAKVQSFTKAARELHVGQPSISALIIQLQKELGLKLFEKFGLKSHLTEAGKRFLQRTEKILKLVEESRDEMEQFKGLKKGKISIGSSGMGASLILQAVEKFKERYPEIDMSLTFQQSEALHQKLLSGEVDVALLGRHIKSPLIIAKPYRDDEMVFIVPPKHPLAKKPSVPLNLLAQEHFISYETAAPVIEKMEQRFAAKGIAFKPSLEIRLSMGSRDAIKSAVSTGLGISILTKCHILGDVKAGRLKILHVPELKLKRTLYIAFHKNRRESSWVQSFVAFLKAYKNG